The Candidatus Omnitrophota bacterium genome contains a region encoding:
- a CDS encoding DEAD/DEAH box helicase family protein translates to MSKEAKARIKINKLLEESGWRFDSSEKGSANIQLEAGVRFEDLGDDFENAQTHDKRRGAIDFLLLDKDGRPLVVVEAKKESIEPLSAKEQARNYARNVGARFIILSNGNIHYLWDTKHGTPSPIVRFPSQDSITQYETYVPQPDVLAETPVDENYVIATQMPAFANDPDFQDETKRPDFLHRHNLKQLRPYQVKAIKSLQQSAQKGNMRFLFEMATGTGKTLVSAAVIKLFLRSGNAKRILFLVDRLELEDQAHKAFQNYLGKDYTAVIYKKNRDDWRKANIVVSTIQSFLAGDRYKKEFSPTDFEFILSDEAHRSINGNSRAVFEYFVGYKLGLTATPKNYLRGYEHTGPSTQRDFERRQLHDTYKTFGCEPGEPTFSYDLLAGVNDGYLINPTLVDVRTEITNQLLSDQGYAVHVVDDEGEESDQVYTHKDFERKFFNEETNIAMCKALLENGFHDPIAKQFGIDLFGKTIVFCVSQAHAARITNILNKMALERWPSVYGQSDFAVQVTSWVQGAQQMTINFANNLLGGKVRQPDGYDSSKTRVCVTVGMMTTGYDCQDILNLALMRPVFSPSDFVQIKGRGTRKYRFEYKDYDQNEKYENQKERFKFFDFFAVCEYFENEYPYHEKLKLPREGSVGGTGPGPGPEKGTIDIKQDDEVATIDHTEVGSKGMRIDREGFKRAVEEDVLEDEILKNLWENGDTSEAVEYTKTHIFEKPKHFLNLDKIRKAFNVDRRISVKEFLMVVFGQKDGFEMKDDLLESEWIKFQVVNNVDMQHFDAVKSFFKAYIVDEEVREIVETNKVAEFFYRSSFRFDEYEKLNGFKIIVPSYIKDYVSLNTFMR, encoded by the coding sequence ATGTCTAAAGAAGCTAAAGCAAGAATTAAAATTAATAAACTGTTGGAAGAATCCGGTTGGCGGTTCGACTCCAGTGAAAAAGGTTCGGCAAACATTCAGCTTGAAGCTGGCGTTAGGTTTGAGGATTTGGGAGATGACTTTGAGAACGCTCAAACTCACGACAAGAGACGCGGAGCAATCGATTTTCTATTACTTGATAAGGATGGTCGTCCATTAGTTGTTGTGGAGGCTAAAAAAGAATCTATTGAGCCATTGTCTGCCAAAGAGCAGGCTCGTAATTACGCTCGCAATGTTGGTGCCCGATTTATTATTCTTTCAAACGGAAACATTCATTATCTTTGGGATACCAAACACGGTACGCCTAGCCCTATTGTTCGGTTCCCCTCACAGGATTCCATTACGCAATATGAAACATATGTTCCTCAACCCGATGTGCTAGCAGAAACGCCGGTTGATGAAAATTATGTGATTGCGACTCAGATGCCTGCTTTTGCCAATGATCCTGATTTTCAGGATGAGACCAAGCGTCCTGATTTCCTGCATCGCCACAACTTGAAACAATTACGCCCATATCAAGTCAAAGCGATAAAAAGCCTACAACAGTCCGCTCAAAAGGGGAATATGAGGTTTTTGTTTGAAATGGCCACAGGAACGGGAAAGACTCTTGTCTCAGCGGCAGTTATCAAATTGTTTCTCAGGTCTGGCAATGCCAAGCGTATTTTGTTTTTAGTTGATCGTCTGGAATTGGAAGATCAGGCGCATAAGGCGTTTCAGAATTACCTTGGCAAAGATTACACAGCTGTAATTTATAAAAAAAATCGCGATGACTGGCGGAAGGCAAATATTGTTGTCTCAACGATTCAATCATTTCTGGCTGGCGATCGGTATAAGAAAGAGTTTTCCCCCACAGATTTTGAGTTTATTCTTTCAGATGAAGCCCACCGTTCTATCAATGGAAACAGCAGGGCGGTGTTTGAATATTTTGTTGGTTATAAATTAGGCTTAACAGCCACGCCTAAAAATTATTTAAGAGGATATGAACATACCGGTCCTAGTACCCAAAGAGATTTTGAGCGCCGTCAGTTGCACGATACATATAAAACTTTTGGATGCGAACCTGGCGAGCCAACGTTTAGCTATGATCTTCTTGCTGGCGTTAACGATGGATATCTTATTAATCCAACTCTTGTTGATGTACGCACAGAGATTACGAATCAGCTTTTATCTGATCAAGGATATGCGGTGCATGTTGTGGATGACGAGGGGGAGGAGAGCGATCAAGTTTATACGCATAAAGACTTTGAAAGAAAGTTTTTCAATGAAGAAACAAATATTGCAATGTGTAAGGCTTTGTTGGAAAACGGATTTCATGATCCAATTGCCAAACAATTCGGAATTGATCTGTTCGGAAAAACCATTGTTTTTTGTGTTTCACAAGCTCATGCCGCAAGAATAACCAATATTTTAAATAAGATGGCTTTGGAGCGCTGGCCAAGCGTCTATGGACAATCTGATTTCGCGGTACAGGTCACTTCTTGGGTGCAGGGCGCACAGCAAATGACCATCAATTTCGCTAATAATCTGTTAGGTGGTAAAGTAAGGCAGCCAGACGGTTATGACTCCAGCAAGACGCGCGTTTGCGTTACTGTTGGAATGATGACCACCGGATATGATTGTCAGGACATTTTGAATCTTGCCTTAATGCGACCTGTATTCAGTCCGTCAGATTTTGTGCAAATCAAAGGGCGCGGAACTCGTAAATATAGATTTGAGTATAAAGATTATGATCAGAATGAAAAATATGAAAATCAAAAAGAGCGGTTTAAGTTTTTTGATTTCTTTGCGGTCTGTGAATATTTTGAAAATGAGTATCCGTATCATGAAAAATTAAAATTACCTCGTGAAGGTAGTGTCGGTGGGACTGGTCCTGGTCCGGGTCCTGAAAAAGGTACGATTGATATTAAACAGGATGATGAAGTTGCAACCATTGACCATACAGAAGTTGGCTCCAAAGGTATGCGGATTGACCGCGAAGGATTTAAAAGAGCCGTTGAAGAAGATGTCCTGGAGGATGAGATTCTTAAAAATCTTTGGGAAAATGGCGATACATCTGAAGCTGTGGAATACACAAAAACACACATTTTTGAAAAGCCCAAGCACTTTTTGAATTTGGATAAGATTCGCAAAGCCTTTAATGTTGATCGCAGGATATCAGTCAAAGAATTTTTAATGGTTGTTTTTGGGCAAAAAGACGGATTTGAAATGAAAGATGATTTGTTGGAATCCGAATGGATTAAGTTTCAAGTTGTTAACAATGTGGATATGCAACACTTCGATGCAGTAAAAAGTTTTTTCAAAGCGTATATTGTTGATGAAGAAGTCCGCGAGATCGTTGAGACAAATAAGGTGGCAGAATTCTTCTATCGCTCATCATTCCGTTTTGACGAGTATGAAAAGCTCAATGGCTTTAAAATTATTGTTCCATCTTATATAAAAGATTACGTATCTTTAAACACATTTATGCGATAA
- a CDS encoding bifunctional DNA primase/polymerase, producing MDQKQIPHQLHNKQFGFVKLLPKTKKPFEKDWPNRPYSLTDIQPWFDQGNNYGVLGGQGDLVILDADSAEMVALARKHLPQTFTVKTPKKGVHYYLLCPGIPQKIKLKKNGKDHGEIISYGSQVVGPGSIHPDTGTAYIVEHNEPIAPITTGELLYILKDYIPMNNNESETIHDPSFSALVDQYGDPYYFNNKDRLASINQSFWAGLHNTEHIQIYEPDERAFYRYDEKTGVYSDITENLIKNEISERMLDVSRENTVPALEAKRTATTLNHVVAHLKGVCEKRHAFVKASNFVHLANGIITFKDNNEADLLPFSPEMFSRNFCPIAFDENAECDQFLNNLLLPAVTPENALIIQKYVGLCLLGNNLIQRFLILEGLPGRGKSTLALIIQKLIGQMNVTELRTKHLSERFELYRYLKKTLLIGVDVPGKFLSEKGAYVIKGLVGGDWFDAEQKGGTGCFQIQGNFCIVITANSRLQVKLDGDIGAWKRRLLICRFEGPPPVKKIPNFADVLIEQEGSGILNWALQGLALLLEDIQHHGDIGMPASQDGVIDALLAESDSLRHFLEDTIDRDDHMDLSVSEIVEAYAEYCPSKGWNPKPITVVHRELEGLMLELFGTSKAHSIKRDGKSVKGFRRVKFQGQESQEWD from the coding sequence ATGGATCAAAAGCAAATACCTCATCAACTGCACAATAAACAATTCGGCTTTGTGAAACTGCTACCGAAAACAAAGAAGCCGTTTGAAAAAGACTGGCCCAACCGTCCCTATTCGCTGACAGACATTCAACCGTGGTTTGATCAGGGCAACAATTACGGCGTTTTAGGCGGTCAGGGTGATCTGGTTATTCTTGACGCGGATTCTGCGGAAATGGTCGCTTTGGCACGCAAACACCTTCCTCAGACCTTCACAGTCAAAACACCGAAAAAAGGCGTTCACTATTATCTTCTCTGTCCGGGCATCCCTCAAAAGATCAAGCTCAAGAAAAACGGCAAAGATCATGGCGAAATTATCTCTTACGGTTCTCAGGTAGTGGGCCCGGGCTCCATTCACCCAGACACTGGCACGGCCTACATTGTGGAACATAATGAGCCCATCGCCCCCATCACAACCGGCGAGCTTCTTTATATTCTAAAAGACTACATCCCGATGAATAATAACGAATCTGAAACCATTCATGATCCATCATTCAGCGCGTTGGTCGATCAATACGGCGATCCGTATTATTTCAACAACAAGGACAGGCTGGCCTCGATCAATCAAAGTTTCTGGGCGGGACTGCACAACACCGAACACATTCAAATCTATGAGCCGGATGAGCGGGCGTTCTACCGGTATGATGAGAAAACAGGCGTTTACAGTGACATTACCGAGAACCTCATCAAGAATGAAATCTCTGAGCGAATGCTGGATGTCTCGCGCGAAAATACCGTCCCTGCCTTGGAAGCCAAACGCACCGCGACCACATTGAATCACGTTGTGGCACATTTGAAAGGTGTCTGCGAAAAGCGCCACGCCTTTGTTAAGGCGTCCAACTTCGTACATTTGGCAAACGGCATTATCACGTTTAAGGATAACAACGAGGCTGACCTTCTGCCTTTTTCACCGGAGATGTTCTCACGCAATTTCTGCCCTATTGCCTTTGATGAAAACGCCGAGTGTGATCAATTCTTAAATAATCTTCTTCTGCCTGCGGTTACACCTGAGAACGCGCTTATCATTCAGAAATACGTCGGCTTGTGTTTGCTGGGGAACAACCTCATTCAGCGGTTTCTTATTTTAGAGGGACTCCCGGGACGGGGAAAATCCACTCTCGCCTTGATCATTCAAAAACTTATCGGGCAGATGAATGTGACTGAGCTTCGCACCAAACATTTAAGTGAACGCTTTGAGCTTTACCGCTATTTGAAAAAGACTTTGCTCATTGGGGTTGATGTGCCGGGCAAATTCCTCTCTGAAAAAGGCGCTTATGTGATTAAAGGTTTGGTCGGCGGGGACTGGTTTGATGCTGAGCAAAAAGGCGGAACCGGATGCTTTCAGATACAGGGCAATTTCTGCATTGTGATCACTGCCAATTCACGATTGCAGGTCAAGCTGGACGGCGACATCGGGGCATGGAAACGCCGTTTATTGATCTGCCGTTTTGAGGGCCCGCCCCCGGTCAAAAAGATCCCTAACTTTGCGGATGTTTTGATCGAGCAAGAAGGCTCTGGCATTCTTAACTGGGCGCTTCAGGGATTGGCACTCCTTCTTGAAGATATTCAACACCACGGTGACATCGGCATGCCCGCGTCCCAAGATGGTGTGATTGATGCTCTGCTCGCTGAAAGCGACAGTCTGCGGCATTTTCTTGAGGATACCATTGACCGTGATGATCACATGGATTTATCAGTCTCAGAAATCGTCGAGGCTTACGCTGAATATTGTCCTTCCAAGGGCTGGAATCCCAAGCCCATCACCGTGGTGCATCGTGAGCTGGAAGGTTTAATGTTGGAGCTGTTTGGGACGTCAAAAGCGCACTCGATCAAGCGGGACGGAAAGTCTGTCAAAGGATTTCGCCGCGTCAAATTTCAAGGTCAGGAGTCTCAAGAATGGGATTAG
- a CDS encoding MerR family transcriptional regulator, with amino-acid sequence MSEYMTIKEAAEYLKVTGQTLRNWDKLGKLKPYRHPMNNYRLYKKADLDKILKSIKKK; translated from the coding sequence ATGAGCGAATATATGACGATCAAAGAAGCCGCGGAGTATCTCAAGGTCACCGGGCAGACACTCCGCAACTGGGACAAGCTGGGTAAGCTCAAACCTTACCGTCATCCGATGAACAATTACCGTCTTTATAAAAAAGCTGATTTGGACAAAATCCTTAAATCGATCAAAAAAAAATGA